Part of the Haloarchaeobius litoreus genome is shown below.
CCATCGCGGACGGGGCCGTCCGCGTCCACAAGACGCCATCGACGCCCTCGGACTCCGAACAGGGCGTCATGGACGGGCTGGAGGGCGTCGCCGAGAGGTACGGCATCGACCCCGGGGACATCGGGTTCTTCGGGCACGGAACCACCGTGGCGACGAACGCGGTGCTCGAAGGCCAGTGGGCCGACACCGCGCTCGTGACGACCGAGGGGTTCCGCGACGTGCTCGAAATCGGACGCCAGGCCCGACCGGACATCTACGACTTCGACGCCGAGAAGCCGACACCGGTGGTCGAGCGCGACCGCCGCTACGAGGTCACGGAGCGCCTCGACGAGCGCGGCGAGGTGCTCGACACCCTCGACGAGTCTTCGGTGGAGGCGCTCGCGGACGACCTCGACGACGTCGACAGCGTCGCGGTCAGCCTCCTCTACTCGTTCGAGAACGACACGCACGAACAGCGGGTCCGAGAGCTGCTCGAGGCCCAGGGCGTCGACGCCTCGTTCTCGCTCTCCTCGCAGGTGCTCCCCGAGATCCGGGAGTACGAGCGGACGCTCACGACCGCGCTGAACGGCGCGCTCAAGCCGGTGATGGACCGCTACATCGGCCGGCTCGAACGCCGGGTCGCCGAGGAGGGCGTCGGGACCGACGTGAAGATAATGCAGTCCAACGGCGGCATCATCACCGCCGACGCGGCCCGCGACCGCCCGGTGAACACGCTGCTCTCGGGGCCCGCTGCGGGCGTGCAGGGTGCGACCTACGTCGCCGGGCTCGCGGGCATCGAGGACTGCATCACGATGGACATGGGCGGGACGTCCTGTGACGTGTCGCTCGTCGAGGGTGGGGAACCGCTCGTCACGACCGACGTGACGGTCGGCGACTACCCCGTCTCGGTGCCGATGATCGACATCCACACCGTCGGGGCCGGCGGCGGCTCCATCGCGTGGACCGACGCGGGCGGCGCGCTGCGCGTCGGGCCCAGGTCGGCCGGCGCGGAGCCCGGCCCGGTCTGCTACGGCCGGGGCGGCGAGCGGCCGACCATCACGGACGCGCACGCGCTGCTCGGCCGCATCGACCCCTCGCGGTTCCTCGACGGGCCGTCGCCCGACGACGCGGTCCGTCGCGCGGTCCGCGAGCACGTCGCCGACGAGCTCGACATGGGCGTCGCCGAGGCCGCACAGGGCATCCTGGACGTGGCGAACGCGAACATGGCCCGGGCGCTCCGGGTCGTCTCCGTCGAGCGCGGCTACGACCCGCGGGACTTCGGCCTCGTCGCCTTCGGCGGCGCGGGCCCGCTTCACGCCTGTCGGCTGGCGCGCGAGCTCGAGGTGCCCCGCGTCGTCATCCCGCGCACCGCGGGCGTGCTCTCCGCGCTCGGGCTGCTCATCAGTGACGTGCTGTACGACTACTCGACCTCGAAGGTCCGCCCGTGGACCGAGGTCGAGCCCCACACCCTCGCCGGGAGCTTCGCGACGTTCCGCGAGCGCGGGAGCGACCGCCTCGACACGGAGCGCGGCACCGCCGACAGCGTGCAGTTCGAGCGCTCGGTCGATCTCCGGTACGCAGGCCAGTCGTTCGAGCTCACGGTGCCCGTTCCAGGCGGCGAGGTGGACGAGGGGACGCTCGACACCGTCGTCGAGCGGTTCCACGACCGGCACCGCCAGCGCTACGGGCACGCCTACGAGGACGAGCCGGTCGAACTCGTCACCGTGCGCCTCC
Proteins encoded:
- a CDS encoding hydantoinase/oxoprolinase family protein, which gives rise to MNEDARVGVDIGGTFTDLVTIADGAVRVHKTPSTPSDSEQGVMDGLEGVAERYGIDPGDIGFFGHGTTVATNAVLEGQWADTALVTTEGFRDVLEIGRQARPDIYDFDAEKPTPVVERDRRYEVTERLDERGEVLDTLDESSVEALADDLDDVDSVAVSLLYSFENDTHEQRVRELLEAQGVDASFSLSSQVLPEIREYERTLTTALNGALKPVMDRYIGRLERRVAEEGVGTDVKIMQSNGGIITADAARDRPVNTLLSGPAAGVQGATYVAGLAGIEDCITMDMGGTSCDVSLVEGGEPLVTTDVTVGDYPVSVPMIDIHTVGAGGGSIAWTDAGGALRVGPRSAGAEPGPVCYGRGGERPTITDAHALLGRIDPSRFLDGPSPDDAVRRAVREHVADELDMGVAEAAQGILDVANANMARALRVVSVERGYDPRDFGLVAFGGAGPLHACRLARELEVPRVVIPRTAGVLSALGLLISDVLYDYSTSKVRPWTEVEPHTLAGSFATFRERGSDRLDTERGTADSVQFERSVDLRYAGQSFELTVPVPGGEVDEGTLDTVVERFHDRHRQRYGHAYEDEPVELVTVRLRARGVVETPDLHPDPIEGTVEDAVRETRDVVYDGRLHETRIYDRRLLPTGTSFDGPAIVEGTESTVVVHPDQAASVDEYGTLLVEVNA